Below is a window of uncultured Sphaerochaeta sp. DNA.
AGCATTGCCTGACGTACCTCAGCAAGCATATCCGAGCTGTCATTGCTGGCACTTCCATCTACGGCAATCGCTACATTGATGCCCATCGGCAACATCTCGTTGACTCGGCAGATACCACTACCGAGGCGCATATTCGAGGACGGGCAATGGGCAATATGGGAACCTGTCTTTGCAAGGATTTTCAACTCTTCATCATTGAAGTGGATTCCATGTGCATAAAAGACATCATCCCCGATAAGGTTACACTCCTGCATAAGAGCAACAGGACGCATCCCATACATCTCCTGGCAGAAATCAGCTTCGTCATAGGTCTCACAGAGATGGGTATGCAATCGCACTCCATACTTCCTTGCAAGTTCAGCGGTCTTTGTCATCAAATCCTTGGTGACACTGAAGGGACTGCAGGGAGCGAGGGCTATCTTGTGCATGGCATCAGGAGCACTGTCATGGTAGGTCTTGATGCATCGCTCACTATCAGCGAGGATCTCATCCTCAGTCTGTACAACGCTGTCGGGAGGAAGTCCTCCGTCCTTCTTGCTCAAACTCATCGAGCCTCTTGTGGGACTGAAGCGCATTCCCAGGGTATCCGCTGCTTCAAATTGAAGGCCCATCAGATCGCCCTTGAATGAGCGGGGATAGAGGTAGTGGTGGTCAGTGGTAAGCGTACATCCGGTCTTCATCAGCTCAGCCATTGCAAGCATTGATGAGTAATAGACTGCTTCCTCATCCACATATTTCCAAACCTCATAGAGGAATTTCAACCAATCGAAGAGCTTTGCATTCTGCACAGCAGGATGATTTCTGGTTAATGTCTGGTAGAAGTGATGGTGCGTGTTTACCAAACCAGGGATGACCACATGGTTTGAGCAGTCGATGGTACGACCCTTTGCGGGAGCAGCCAATCCACCCCCAGGAGCAATCTTGGCGACCTTGTTGTTTTCGATCAACAAATCAGCGCCCCAATATTTCTTTCCATCAAATGTGGGTTGTAGACAGTAGATGTTCTTCAAGAGAAGCGAGGAACTCATGCCTGTATATCTCCTTCTTCCTGCAAGGACACGACACAAAGACGTCGGTGCTACACTTGCAATACTTTATAAGGACGGCATGCGGGTAGTTCCGCAAGGAAGGAGTGGAGAAGGAAGGGGGCAACTCCACAACCTTGGTTCTTTCAATATACCCTGCAGGCAGAGCCCCTTTTGCACCTGCCGGGCTAGTTCCTGTATTCCACCATTATCTTATGAGATAAACAATGAAACACCATAAGCTCCAAACAGCCACAAGGCGTCAATCCCTGTGGCTGCAGTATACCATATGTAGCGAGTGCTATTCTACGTACTACTTCTCCAAGGAA
It encodes the following:
- a CDS encoding 8-oxoguanine deaminase, with the protein product MSSSLLLKNIYCLQPTFDGKKYWGADLLIENNKVAKIAPGGGLAAPAKGRTIDCSNHVVIPGLVNTHHHFYQTLTRNHPAVQNAKLFDWLKFLYEVWKYVDEEAVYYSSMLAMAELMKTGCTLTTDHHYLYPRSFKGDLMGLQFEAADTLGMRFSPTRGSMSLSKKDGGLPPDSVVQTEDEILADSERCIKTYHDSAPDAMHKIALAPCSPFSVTKDLMTKTAELARKYGVRLHTHLCETYDEADFCQEMYGMRPVALMQECNLIGDDVFYAHGIHFNDEELKILAKTGSHIAHCPSSNMRLGSGICRVNEMLPMGINVAIAVDGSASNDSSDMLAEVRQAMLLQRVKYGSDALSANEAFTMATENGAKALNFSNVGRLEEGWAADLAIFDVSTLPYAGSQSDPVASLLFCGTNHNTDYTIINGKVVVDHGQLVGYDEQELADKANAISKRMMGQAAKEEAV